Proteins co-encoded in one Oceanotoga teriensis genomic window:
- the dxr gene encoding 1-deoxy-D-xylulose-5-phosphate reductoisomerase yields MKKIFIFGITGSIGTQTLEVLNRENFKREFKLIGGTINSNFKKAKKIIEKYNLEFLYINDYKEKGSLPQKYRNCNIITNYQKLEEYLEFEKPEISLIATSGFAGLKNTLTSIKFSKRLCIANKESLVSGGDIVIKKIKEKNIELLPVDSEHSAIFQLLEGEKSPSNLIITASGGSLRNTPIEELKNVTIEKVLNHPVWNMGKRITVDSATMVNKGLEVIEAYYLFDKPKIDVIINENSHIHSIIYFEDGTMKLHYGKPDMKIPIAYSLTYPKRSYKDEMIPLKNIEFKKVDYQRYPSLKLAFEILGNQKLHIAYNSIDEELVELFLNKKIKFTDISNILKKCILEIDKINIKINDIEDIYETDKISRNILKQYINN; encoded by the coding sequence ATGAAAAAAATATTTATTTTTGGTATAACTGGTTCCATAGGAACTCAAACTTTAGAAGTATTAAATCGTGAAAATTTTAAAAGAGAATTCAAACTCATCGGTGGAACTATAAATTCAAATTTCAAAAAAGCAAAAAAAATTATAGAAAAATACAATTTAGAATTTTTATATATAAATGACTATAAAGAAAAAGGGTCTTTACCACAAAAATATAGAAATTGTAATATAATTACAAATTATCAAAAACTTGAAGAATATTTAGAATTTGAAAAACCAGAAATTTCTTTAATTGCAACCTCTGGTTTTGCAGGTTTAAAAAATACATTAACTTCCATAAAATTTTCAAAAAGATTATGTATAGCAAATAAAGAATCTTTAGTATCTGGTGGAGATATAGTAATCAAAAAAATAAAAGAAAAAAATATAGAACTTCTACCTGTTGATTCTGAACACAGTGCTATATTTCAATTATTGGAAGGTGAAAAATCTCCTTCTAATTTAATAATAACAGCTAGTGGAGGCTCTTTAAGAAATACTCCTATAGAAGAGTTAAAAAATGTTACTATAGAAAAAGTATTAAACCATCCAGTTTGGAATATGGGAAAAAGAATAACTGTTGATTCTGCAACTATGGTTAATAAAGGATTAGAAGTAATAGAAGCATATTATTTGTTTGATAAACCAAAAATTGATGTAATTATAAATGAAAATTCTCATATTCATTCGATAATATATTTTGAAGATGGAACTATGAAACTACATTATGGAAAACCAGATATGAAAATTCCAATAGCTTATTCATTAACATACCCAAAAAGATCTTACAAAGATGAAATGATTCCTTTAAAAAATATAGAATTTAAAAAAGTAGATTATCAAAGATATCCTTCTTTAAAATTAGCATTTGAAATATTGGGAAATCAAAAATTACATATTGCATATAATTCAATAGATGAAGAATTAGTTGAATTATTTTTGAACAAAAAAATTAAATTTACCGATATTTCTAATATACTAAAA
- a CDS encoding HD-GYP domain-containing protein yields the protein MNFIVQKTKEIYNIEDFNFYVYYREDKIFEYFSKEYPFKRRIRSFFDEDIYIIIETQKEKNISEDLFFDVFNFINIYIIMNNYKDDFNKVKKEIKLSQIQFLSKLRLLADRVDNPSHNKRIGLMSKKLARLLGINEKYVFEISVFAPLHDIGKIFIPESILKKPFHLNKEEFNIIKKHSIYGAEILQGIDWLKVAWEISLYHHEKFSGGGYPFGLKKDSIPISARIVSIIDVYDSIRSEKVYKASSDHIKTIEKMILMQKNNDYFDPDIFSIFIENNELFNKIFEEN from the coding sequence TTGAATTTTATAGTTCAAAAGACTAAAGAGATTTATAATATTGAAGATTTCAATTTTTATGTTTATTATAGAGAAGATAAAATTTTTGAATACTTTTCAAAAGAATATCCATTTAAAAGGAGAATCAGGAGTTTTTTTGATGAAGATATTTATATAATTATAGAAACTCAAAAAGAAAAAAACATTTCTGAAGATTTGTTTTTTGATGTTTTTAATTTCATTAATATATATATTATTATGAATAATTATAAAGATGATTTTAATAAAGTAAAAAAAGAAATTAAATTATCTCAAATACAATTTTTAAGTAAATTAAGACTTTTAGCAGATAGAGTTGATAATCCTTCACATAATAAAAGAATTGGACTTATGTCAAAAAAATTAGCACGACTTCTTGGAATAAATGAAAAATATGTTTTCGAAATATCTGTTTTTGCTCCATTACATGATATAGGAAAAATTTTTATTCCAGAGAGTATTTTAAAAAAACCTTTTCATCTTAATAAAGAAGAATTTAATATAATAAAAAAACATTCGATATATGGTGCAGAAATTTTACAAGGCATAGATTGGCTTAAAGTTGCTTGGGAAATTTCTTTATATCATCATGAAAAATTTAGTGGTGGAGGATATCCTTTTGGATTAAAAAAAGATTCGATTCCAATCAGTGCAAGAATTGTTTCAATAATTGATGTTTATGATTCTATAAGAAGTGAAAAAGTTTATAAAGCTTCAAGTGATCATATTAAAACTATTGAAAAAATGATTTTAATGCAAAAAAATAACGATTACTTTGATCCAGATATTTTTTCCATTTTTATTGAAAATAATGAATTATTCAATAAAATATTTGAAGAAAATTAA
- a CDS encoding uracil-xanthine permease family protein, with amino-acid sequence MAEFTKILRGNEKDLTKRTILKRCILSLQHFVAMFGATILVPLLTGFDPLVTLFAAGCGTLIFHFVTGLKVPVFLGSSFAFIAPIMAVKEQYGDLSYASGAIMIAGLVYLLFSLIVKLMGYDILKKLFPTTVTGTMIIIIGLSLAPTAMNMSSSNWVISISTLITVVIFSTFFKGFLSMIPVLMGVLIGYLISVITGNVDFTAVTTSSWVSIPSFSLPKFSLDAISVTVPLVLATFMEHIGDITTNGAVVGKNFFKDPGLHKTLLGDGIATAFAGFVGAPANTTYSENTGVLAITKNYDPSIIRGAAFLAIIFSFLSKFGAILSTIPEAVIGGIGLMLFGMISSTGIRTIVNDNVDFSNSKNICIVSIMLTTGLSGIAIKLGNVEFKGVALAAIVGIILNLIIPDLNKKAKKDKI; translated from the coding sequence ATGGCAGAATTTACCAAAATTCTTAGAGGTAATGAAAAAGATCTTACAAAAAGGACCATTCTTAAAAGATGTATTCTTTCCTTACAACACTTTGTTGCGATGTTTGGCGCTACAATTCTTGTTCCTTTATTAACGGGTTTTGATCCATTGGTAACTCTTTTTGCAGCTGGTTGTGGAACTTTAATTTTTCATTTTGTAACTGGCTTAAAAGTACCAGTATTTTTAGGATCCAGTTTTGCATTTATAGCCCCTATAATGGCTGTTAAAGAACAATATGGAGATTTATCATATGCTTCAGGTGCAATAATGATTGCTGGACTTGTTTATTTACTATTTTCATTGATAGTAAAATTAATGGGTTATGATATATTAAAAAAACTCTTTCCTACTACTGTTACAGGTACAATGATTATAATTATAGGTTTATCTTTAGCACCAACAGCCATGAATATGTCTTCTTCTAATTGGGTAATTTCAATTTCCACTCTTATAACAGTTGTAATCTTCTCTACTTTTTTTAAAGGGTTTTTGAGTATGATTCCGGTTTTAATGGGAGTATTAATTGGATATTTGATTTCAGTAATTACAGGAAATGTTGATTTTACAGCAGTTACAACATCTTCTTGGGTTTCTATTCCTTCTTTCTCTTTGCCAAAATTTAGTTTAGACGCAATTTCAGTTACTGTTCCTTTAGTACTTGCAACTTTTATGGAACATATTGGAGATATAACTACAAATGGTGCTGTTGTAGGTAAAAACTTTTTTAAAGATCCTGGATTGCATAAAACTTTATTAGGAGATGGAATTGCTACAGCATTTGCAGGTTTTGTAGGAGCTCCAGCTAATACCACTTACAGTGAGAATACAGGAGTATTGGCAATTACTAAAAATTATGATCCTTCAATAATTAGAGGAGCGGCATTTTTAGCAATAATATTTTCTTTTTTATCAAAGTTTGGCGCTATATTGAGTACTATACCAGAGGCTGTTATTGGTGGAATAGGGTTAATGTTATTTGGGATGATTTCATCTACAGGGATTAGAACAATAGTTAATGATAATGTTGATTTTTCAAATTCAAAAAACATTTGTATAGTTTCCATAATGCTTACAACAGGTTTAAGTGGTATAGCTATAAAACTTGGAAATGTTGAGTTTAAAGGTGTAGCTTTAGCAGCAATAGTTGGGATAATATTAAATTTAATAATACCTGATTTAAATAAAAAAGCAAAAAAAGATAAGATTTGA
- a CDS encoding YfbR-like 5'-deoxynucleotidase has protein sequence MGLGNFLLEMSNLFTINRWNNRPALLRFTEADNLFNSIALSLFTYEELEKKDTIKIVHNKIIDVIPKVVLSDVSLNTKNRINNIDKNIWQKVKDSAIEDIKNMIEDDKVVEIIYKYKLNEDIVETEKLISYLVSKKEVEFNRRVFPEYYDEPYKETEEEIKKIITPYSYKLEKYNDFLLNTTFRLSSMIRWNKSQRNIESSVAAHSFFVLTISYFLANLFELNEDQIYDIIIASTLHDLPESFTGDVISPTKRKVNGLEDIITEIENDYVEKWMIQNSYINQVMKRFKNYVINPFENDYGQIVRTADLLAAILECSMEIKTGNQNNLFRKAFFSTKKEIKSICPYDISSLIDEIEYKTF, from the coding sequence ATGGGTTTGGGAAATTTTTTATTAGAGATGTCTAATTTATTTACTATAAACAGATGGAATAATAGACCTGCATTATTGAGATTTACTGAGGCTGATAATCTTTTTAATTCTATAGCTTTATCATTATTTACTTATGAAGAATTGGAAAAAAAGGATACTATAAAAATAGTTCATAATAAAATAATAGATGTTATACCCAAAGTGGTTTTATCAGATGTATCTTTGAATACTAAGAATAGAATTAATAATATAGATAAAAATATTTGGCAAAAAGTTAAAGATTCAGCTATAGAAGATATAAAAAATATGATTGAAGATGATAAAGTAGTAGAGATTATTTATAAATATAAATTAAATGAAGATATAGTTGAAACAGAAAAGCTCATATCTTATTTAGTATCTAAAAAGGAAGTAGAATTCAATAGAAGAGTTTTTCCAGAATATTATGATGAACCTTATAAAGAAACTGAAGAAGAAATAAAAAAAATAATAACTCCATATTCCTATAAATTAGAGAAATATAATGATTTTCTTTTAAATACTACATTTAGACTTAGTTCTATGATAAGATGGAATAAGAGTCAAAGGAATATTGAAAGTTCGGTTGCTGCACATTCTTTTTTTGTTTTAACTATTTCATATTTTTTGGCTAATTTATTTGAATTAAATGAGGATCAAATATATGATATTATAATTGCTTCTACATTACATGATTTGCCTGAATCTTTTACCGGAGATGTTATATCACCAACGAAAAGAAAAGTTAATGGTCTAGAAGATATAATTACAGAAATTGAAAATGATTATGTTGAAAAATGGATGATACAAAATTCTTATATAAATCAAGTAATGAAAAGATTTAAAAATTATGTTATAAATCCTTTTGAAAATGATTATGGTCAAATAGTAAGAACAGCTGATTTATTAGCTGCTATTTTAGAATGTTCTATGGAAATTAAAACTGGAAATCAAAATAATCTTTTTAGAAAAGCGTTTTTTTCAACAAAGAAAGAAATAAAGAGTATATGTCCTTATGATATTTCAAGTTTAATAGATGAGATTGAATATAAAACATTTTAA
- the dtd gene encoding D-aminoacyl-tRNA deacylase, with amino-acid sequence MRAVVQRVEEAKVKVNEEVTGKIKQGLLLLLGISNDDDIKDIKWLADKIMNLRIFEDKDGKMNLSLLETGGELLIVSQFTLYGDCRKGRRPSFTESAPPEKANEIYLQFLDYVKSNYNINLQTGKFQTEMKVHLINDGPVTFILESKKTF; translated from the coding sequence TTGAGAGCTGTAGTCCAAAGAGTAGAAGAAGCCAAAGTCAAAGTAAATGAAGAAGTTACTGGAAAAATAAAACAAGGCCTTCTTTTATTATTGGGAATTTCAAATGATGATGACATAAAAGATATAAAATGGCTTGCAGATAAAATAATGAATTTAAGGATTTTTGAAGATAAAGATGGTAAAATGAATTTATCCTTATTAGAAACAGGTGGTGAATTATTGATAGTATCACAATTCACTCTATATGGCGATTGTAGAAAAGGTCGCAGACCTTCATTTACAGAATCAGCACCACCTGAAAAAGCTAATGAAATATATTTACAATTTTTAGATTATGTAAAAAGTAATTATAATATAAATTTACAAACAGGAAAATTTCAGACAGAAATGAAAGTACATTTGATAAATGATGGACCGGTTACTTTCATATTAGAATCCAAAAAAACTTTTTAA
- a CDS encoding RelA/SpoT family protein, with translation MNDSKDFLKEIEDILDRKLNKKEKEKLILAYELAEKSHEGQMRDSGEPFFEHPKEVARILAGYRMDIDTITSGLLHDVVEDCDVPIEKIEELFGIDVSRIVNGVTKISNLKLNERLSKSDLKSIEKIETIRKMLLAMSTDIRVIVVKLADRLHNMRTLQHVKRNKQIIKSNETLKIYAPIAHRLGIYKMKAELENLSFKYIQPDIFRELRIKLDDKLKNRQKSIEEYQNILIKELKKHKIRAEVSGRAKHLYSIYNKMVRKQKSLDEIYDYIALRIITENQNQCYAALGIVHSIWSPMPGRIKDYIATPKFNGYKSLHTTVITHKGEPLEIQIRDWEMHEEAEYGLAAHWVYKEGVSKEKVKFLDNLMELHKDIAQSAFDLKEIETNLLSKEIFVFTPQGEVIHLPKDASPIDFAFAIHTDVGNHYAGAKVNGRIVPINYKIHNGEVIEIIINRNFNGPSIDWLKYAQSPRTKSKIKKYYRQKNEKDLIDKGKDKFRELAKKLNLSMDEMLEKLQENAFYLKYNIKNDEDLFIKIDLEEININTIKNQFINTEEEKQKKLIPDKTKNRKNHISVIIDGQEGVDSFFAKCCTPVQGDDIIGIISKRGIVIHRNNCKNIRGVKEEKTVNVKWADDPDNIYIAILKVEMENKDLMNSIRTIINNEKGHLEKFEIIKQGDILGTKIRLKVTNNEHIIRIINKINEIKGVYSVRRV, from the coding sequence TTGAATGACTCTAAAGATTTTTTAAAAGAAATAGAAGATATTTTAGATAGAAAGCTTAATAAAAAAGAAAAAGAAAAATTAATACTTGCGTATGAATTAGCCGAAAAATCACATGAAGGACAAATGAGAGATTCCGGAGAACCTTTTTTTGAACATCCCAAAGAAGTAGCAAGAATATTAGCAGGTTATCGAATGGATATAGATACAATAACTTCTGGATTATTACATGATGTAGTAGAAGACTGCGATGTTCCAATAGAAAAAATAGAAGAATTATTCGGAATTGATGTTTCAAGAATAGTAAATGGAGTTACTAAAATATCTAACTTAAAATTAAATGAAAGATTAAGTAAATCCGATTTAAAATCAATTGAAAAAATAGAAACTATAAGAAAAATGCTTCTTGCAATGTCAACAGATATAAGAGTAATAGTTGTAAAATTAGCCGATAGATTACATAATATGAGAACTTTACAACATGTAAAAAGAAATAAGCAAATAATAAAATCTAATGAAACTTTAAAAATATATGCTCCTATAGCTCATAGACTTGGTATATATAAAATGAAAGCTGAACTTGAAAATTTATCTTTTAAATATATTCAACCAGATATTTTTAGAGAATTAAGAATAAAACTTGATGATAAGTTAAAAAATAGGCAAAAAAGTATCGAAGAATATCAAAATATATTAATAAAAGAATTAAAAAAACATAAAATAAGAGCAGAGGTTTCAGGAAGAGCTAAACATTTATATAGTATATACAACAAAATGGTTAGAAAACAAAAATCATTAGATGAAATATATGACTATATTGCTCTAAGAATAATAACAGAAAATCAAAATCAATGCTATGCTGCATTAGGAATAGTTCATTCTATATGGTCTCCAATGCCAGGAAGAATAAAAGATTATATAGCTACTCCAAAATTTAATGGTTATAAATCATTACATACAACAGTAATCACTCATAAAGGTGAACCTCTCGAAATTCAAATAAGAGATTGGGAAATGCATGAAGAGGCAGAGTACGGATTAGCAGCACATTGGGTATATAAAGAAGGTGTATCAAAAGAAAAAGTTAAATTTCTCGATAATTTAATGGAATTACACAAGGATATAGCCCAAAGTGCTTTTGATTTAAAAGAAATAGAAACAAATTTATTATCAAAAGAAATTTTTGTATTTACCCCTCAAGGTGAAGTAATACATCTTCCAAAAGATGCTTCTCCTATTGATTTTGCTTTCGCAATTCATACGGATGTTGGAAATCACTATGCTGGAGCTAAAGTAAATGGAAGAATAGTACCAATAAACTATAAAATACATAATGGTGAAGTAATAGAAATAATAATAAATAGAAATTTTAATGGTCCAAGTATAGATTGGTTAAAATATGCTCAATCACCAAGAACAAAAAGTAAAATAAAAAAATATTATAGACAGAAAAATGAAAAAGATTTAATAGATAAAGGAAAAGATAAATTTAGAGAATTGGCAAAAAAATTGAATCTTTCTATGGACGAAATGCTTGAAAAACTTCAAGAAAATGCTTTTTATTTAAAATATAATATAAAAAATGATGAAGATTTATTTATAAAAATAGATCTTGAAGAAATAAACATAAATACTATAAAAAACCAATTTATAAATACTGAAGAAGAAAAACAAAAAAAATTAATTCCAGATAAAACAAAAAATAGAAAAAATCACATCTCAGTGATAATAGATGGACAAGAAGGTGTAGATTCTTTCTTTGCTAAATGTTGTACTCCTGTGCAAGGAGATGATATAATTGGTATAATAAGTAAAAGAGGAATAGTAATACATAGAAATAATTGTAAAAATATTAGAGGTGTAAAAGAAGAAAAAACTGTTAATGTTAAATGGGCTGATGATCCAGATAATATATATATAGCTATTTTAAAAGTTGAAATGGAAAATAAAGATTTAATGAATTCGATAAGAACTATAATAAATAATGAAAAAGGCCACTTAGAAAAATTTGAAATTATAAAACAAGGAGATATATTAGGAACAAAAATAAGACTAAAAGTTACAAATAATGAACATATAATAAGAATAATAAATAAAATAAATGAAATAAAAGGAGTATATTCCGTGAGGAGGGTTTAA